A region of the Roseofilum reptotaenium CS-1145 genome:
TAAAATCTCTGACGTTAACTTCTTGTGCCCATGTGCCTCGTTTAAATCCTTGCCATGCTTGGTCTTTGGATGTTAGTTGACTTTGTAATTTGGATACCGTTTGTTGAATGTCAATGTTACTAACCATAGTTTTTTGAGTGCTTTTAGGACTGTCTTACACTCACCTCCTTCTTCTATTATTTATAGCACAAGGATTTTATTCCATCCCTAATAATCAATGGATTTTTATGATTGTTTAATGTTGTTGTTTTTGCATTGCAAAATGTTCATCCCTACTCTTTGATCCTGGAGCAGGAAGATGAACGAACAATCTGGATAGGGAGTTAGATGGAAAGGAATTGGGAGATCACTACCAGGGACATAAACAACAGACCAAAGATTGTTTCTAATTTAGCAACGTTGTAGATGGGGGTGGTGCAATACCAATTTTTTTGCCAAAGAATTAAAGTGATTTTGAGTAGGGCAATTGCAAAACTTAGGGCAGCGATCGCCGTGAGCCAGCCCAAAAACCAAAGTCCGGTAATGATAGTAGCAGCAATGAGATGATAGAGAACAGGTGGAATGAGCGATGAGGTTTTGGATTTACGCAGTTTGACGGTAAAAATAGCGCTGCTAAAAAATAGGGTGTTGAGTAGCCATAGACCGATGATAGAAGTTGTCCAGGTTCCCGTTGTAGCGATGTAAGCGAATGGAACAGCAAGACAAACTGCGGCGAAAGTGGTGAACTCATTGATATAGGTTTTTTGCTGACGATTTAAAACTGAAATAGTATCGATCGCCAAGGTAATGATCGCCCCTAGATAAATCCATAGCAATAGGGGCGTTTGTAGATATAAATAACTGCCAGCTATTAAGGCTATGCCCGCATAAATACTACTCCAAAGCAGAAATCGAGGTTTCCAACTGTGGCGCTGTTTGATTTGTAAGGTAAGGGGATGTTCAGCTTGGAATCCGGCAAAAGCACACACTAGAGCTAGGGTTGTGGAGAGAGTCCAGTGTTGGGACGCGGCAACTCCCGTCACAAATGAAATCACCAGCATGACATAGATACCATGATGGGGCGATAGAGTGGGGCGATACCAAAGGCGAGGTAAAGACGTTACTGACTCTGGAAGGAAATTGGATTGAGATGATGCCACAATGTTATAGCGCTTTGCGCTAGGGAATAGGGAATAGGCTTTTGGTACATAGCTTTGAAGATTCAACACTGTCCCTCATGACGGAAGTCAAGCGCTGTATAATCTCCTGATGTAAAACTTTTCTTAGGCTGATAAGGTTAGCAAAAAGGCCAAGTTCGTCTGAGCCTTGAGAGCGTGGGGAGCGTGAGCAGGCATGACGACGAATACTCCTGTTTCCAGTTCAATCTCCTTGCCCTCTAGGGTTAAAATTCCTTTTCCCTCCAACACGCTGATAGTGGCATTGCGAACAGCAGTGTGTTCCGAAATTTCTGTATTTGCTGCTAGACAAAATAGGGTGTATTTACAGCAATCGTCTTGGAGCACAACTTTGCTTAATATCCCTGCTTCGGGGTATTCAATGACATCAGGCAATTTTAGATGTGAGGAGGCAATATTGAGTAGAGTGGTTGTCATGGTTATTCCTCTAGGGGCGTTGAGCGCACAAAATGATGTATCCTAAATCATCTTGATATTCTTGAAAGACTTGCCGCATCTGCAAGATTCGCGATCGCAGTTGGGGATCGATCAACATATTCCAGGTAATTTTCATGGTGCCGAGCCAGCCTTCATCATTGACCATTTGTTTAGGATTGAGTAGACCCATAGCACCTGTATGATAAAACTGCACTTGTAATCCTGCACTTTCACAGGCTTGAACCCATTCAATTTTGGTGAGTGGGTTGGCATTGACGCGAATCGCGGAAGATAAGGCCTGATGAATTTCGGTGTTTTGATGGCATACAAGCAGTTCGTGGGATAGAAAGCGTCCACCAGGACGTAGGCGATTTCGCACTCCTCTCAGAATTTTGGCTTTAGCCGATGGAGATTGCATGGTCAAAATGGCTTCGGCTAGGACAAAATCAAATTCACCTGGAACCCGATCTAAGTTCAAAATATCACCTTCTATGACGTTCACTCGATCCTTAGCTCCAGCAGCAACAATGTTAGCTTGGGCTGTTGCTACACTATCAGTATTTCTTTCAATCCCAGTGACCTTAACTTGGTGCTTTTTGGCTAAGGCAATCGCGCTATACCCAAAACTAGCGGCTAACTCCAGTACGCTATCCCCTGGCTGAAAATTTGCCGTTGCAAATAACTTCTCCGTTGCAAATCGTCCACCAGGACGTAGAAGCTTTTTTCCTGCCTTGGCTAACACCTGATGTCCAGGAGCCTTTTTTAAGTTCAGTACTTTTTGCGACATAAATATGTTGTGGGGTAAATTTAATGAGATTATTTATCAATAAACTACAATACGATTGTAGTACAAAAGTTGAAAGTATCGGGTCTAGCTTTATATTGTTTTAATCAATCTCTGCTTCCCCCTGAGCAGACTTAGAGATGTTTGTCCTATTTTCCCTCTAATCCATACAGCGATTGCCTTTCGACTCTTCTTCGCTGGGATCAATTCTGGTTTCTAGCACTGATGCGTCCGTCTACCCGGTCTATGGATTAGCAATAGCCTTTGATTATCTATAAAATTTAATGAGAATTTTTTAATAGAGAGGTCGTCCAAGAAAAGGTAGAACCAAGTTTCCTCACATCAAATCCCAAAAATCACGCTACACATCAATCCCCGTGTCTGGAGCGTCCCCGTGTCAATCATCTGTAGCAAACATCTAAGGATTTGATATTACATTGCCCCGATCGCGTTTCAGCTCTGCGATCGCCCAAAACGCTGTACTATTAATTGATGCGACTGAGAAAGGATTTGAGGCGATCGCTCTTGGGTTGGGAAAATAGCTCTTGAGGATCGCCAGATTCTTCAATAATCCCTTGATGGAAGAACAGAACCTTATTAGAAACTTCCCGCGCAAACTGCATTTCATGAGTCACCACAACCATAGTCATGCCCTCTTGAGCCAATTGCTTCATGACGCTGAGAACTTCCCCAACCAACTCTGGATCGAGGGCACTGGTGGGTTCGTCAAACAGGAGAATACTAGGGTTCATGCATAAGCTACGGGCGATCGCCACCCGTTGTTTTTGTCCCCCTGAAAGTTGCTCTGGATAAAACTGAGCTTTATTGCCTAAACCCACCTTTTCTAAGTAATGGATGGCTCGTTCTCGACCTTCTGATTCCGAGTGTTTCAAAACCTTCATAGGAGCAAGCATCAAGTTTTGTAAAACTGTTAAATGGGGAAACAGATTAAAGTGCTGAAAGACCATGCCCACTCGACTTCGGAGTTGACGCAGCATCGCTTGACTGACTTGGGCATGGGACAGATCTATCCCCATCACCTCTAAGCGTCCTTTATTAATAGACTCTAGACGATTTAAGCACCGTAAAAAGGTTGTCTTGCCACATCCAGAAGGGCCAATTACCGAGACCACATCCCCTTCATATAAAGTGGTAGTTACCCCTTTTAGCACTTCAAGGTCGTCAAAACTTTTATGCAAGTCTTCACATGCCATTACGGGAGTTGCTGAATTGACCATCGTTTTTGAACCATCTTTAGGGGGATTGAGTTTAGAGTATCTAAACCTTCAACCTCTAAAGTGTATCCAGGATTACTTTTATTCACTAAGCAACCGTTGATACTAATCAACACTCTGATATGGTTTTATGGAGAAAAGAGGCCTGATAATGATGGGGAGTAAGGGGTTGAAGCCCAAAATTCAAGTTTTTCTGGCGATCGCCAGTTGTCTGCTCGTGGTCATCTTCACCAGTTTATCAACTTTCGCCCAATCCTCTGCACCAACCCTCCAGGTGGCGACAGAACCCACCTTTCCCCCCTTTGAAATGCAAGACCAAGCAACCGGAGAGTTAAGTGGATTTGATATTGATTTAATGACAGCCATTGGTGAAGCGGCTAAACTGAATATAGAATTCGTCAGCTTACCCTTTGATGGCATTATTCCCGCTCTCCAGTCGAAAACTATGGATGCGGCGATTAGTGGCATGACGATCACCGCAGAGCGAGCACAAACCGTATCCTTTTCTCGCCCTTATTTTAAAGCGGGTTTAGCCATAGCGGTGCAGGAGGACAATACCAGCATTAAAAATTTTTCTGATTTAGAAGGCAAACAAATAGCCGTTCAAATTGGTAGCACTGGGGCCCAGGAAGCCAGTACCATCGAAGGGGCAAATATCAGTTCTTTTGACTCAGCATCTTTAGCTCTACAAGAACTGATTAATGGCAAAGTGGATGCTGTGGTTAATGATGGGCCGGTGACTTTATACGCTATAAGACAAGCCGGCTTACAAGGCGTGAAAGTCGTCGGTGAATTAGTCACAGAAGAATATTATGGCATTGCTATGCCTAAAGATTCTCCCTACTTAAATGACATTAATAATGCTCTGGAGTTACTGATTCAGGATGGTCGTTATCGCGCTATTTATCAAACTTGGTTCGCGGGTGAACCCCCGGAATTACCCCTCGTTCCCCCTGCCTTAGAAACCCAAGAAGTAATTGTTTTTGATTGGGGAAAACTATTTGCTAATTTAATTCAAGGCTCGACGATTACTTTATTACTCAC
Encoded here:
- a CDS encoding YwiC-like family protein; the protein is MASSQSNFLPESVTSLPRLWYRPTLSPHHGIYVMLVISFVTGVAASQHWTLSTTLALVCAFAGFQAEHPLTLQIKQRHSWKPRFLLWSSIYAGIALIAGSYLYLQTPLLLWIYLGAIITLAIDTISVLNRQQKTYINEFTTFAAVCLAVPFAYIATTGTWTTSIIGLWLLNTLFFSSAIFTVKLRKSKTSSLIPPVLYHLIAATIITGLWFLGWLTAIAALSFAIALLKITLILWQKNWYCTTPIYNVAKLETIFGLLFMSLVVISQFLSI
- a CDS encoding cupin domain-containing protein, with the protein product MTTTLLNIASSHLKLPDVIEYPEAGILSKVVLQDDCCKYTLFCLAANTEISEHTAVRNATISVLEGKGILTLEGKEIELETGVFVVMPAHAPHALKAQTNLAFLLTLSA
- a CDS encoding SAM-dependent methyltransferase, which gives rise to MSQKVLNLKKAPGHQVLAKAGKKLLRPGGRFATEKLFATANFQPGDSVLELAASFGYSAIALAKKHQVKVTGIERNTDSVATAQANIVAAGAKDRVNVIEGDILNLDRVPGEFDFVLAEAILTMQSPSAKAKILRGVRNRLRPGGRFLSHELLVCHQNTEIHQALSSAIRVNANPLTKIEWVQACESAGLQVQFYHTGAMGLLNPKQMVNDEGWLGTMKITWNMLIDPQLRSRILQMRQVFQEYQDDLGYIILCAQRP
- a CDS encoding amino acid ABC transporter ATP-binding protein yields the protein MVNSATPVMACEDLHKSFDDLEVLKGVTTTLYEGDVVSVIGPSGCGKTTFLRCLNRLESINKGRLEVMGIDLSHAQVSQAMLRQLRSRVGMVFQHFNLFPHLTVLQNLMLAPMKVLKHSESEGRERAIHYLEKVGLGNKAQFYPEQLSGGQKQRVAIARSLCMNPSILLFDEPTSALDPELVGEVLSVMKQLAQEGMTMVVVTHEMQFAREVSNKVLFFHQGIIEESGDPQELFSQPKSDRLKSFLSRIN
- a CDS encoding ABC transporter permease subunit (The N-terminal region of this protein, as described by TIGR01726, is a three transmembrane segment that identifies a subfamily of ABC transporter permease subunits, which specificities that include histidine, arginine, glutamine, glutamate, L-cystine (sic), the opines (in Agrobacterium) octopine and nopaline, etc.), whose amino-acid sequence is MMGSKGLKPKIQVFLAIASCLLVVIFTSLSTFAQSSAPTLQVATEPTFPPFEMQDQATGELSGFDIDLMTAIGEAAKLNIEFVSLPFDGIIPALQSKTMDAAISGMTITAERAQTVSFSRPYFKAGLAIAVQEDNTSIKNFSDLEGKQIAVQIGSTGAQEASTIEGANISSFDSASLALQELINGKVDAVVNDGPVTLYAIRQAGLQGVKVVGELVTEEYYGIAMPKDSPYLNDINNALELLIQDGRYRAIYQTWFAGEPPELPLVPPALETQEVIVFDWGKLFANLIQGSTITLLLTALAFAFGLIGGTLVAIALISPYKPLRLLCRIYVDFFRGTPMLVQLFMIYFGLPGLFKELGLEFSFDRFPAAVLALSLNSAAYLAEIMRGGIESIDKGQWEASQSLGMSPLQTMQDVIFPQALRRMLPPLGNEFITLVKDTSLVAVIGFEELFRQGQLMVAITYRSFEVYLAVALMYLVLTTLSSFGFKWLEVRMNPLQRQKPALKT